The Flavobacterium faecale genome has a segment encoding these proteins:
- a CDS encoding outer membrane beta-barrel protein, with protein sequence MKKIFTICALAYLGVNATAQMKDVTVTLQPTASYNWFDKNTAIEDGAMYGARLGFGFGESIELRGVYEKSTDLKNTVSNFNVFSDDFINNFNSRSVDVERFGGEFKANIPTRGTFVPYFTLGAGVQKLTVDNNAQNAPQTKFKTEQTYLNVGLGTQIKLGTRLFLNLEAKNTVFNLNPNSILYQDGPNQNEFNGLLGSDNNSRMSNWSALAGLQLYLGGRAPEELSPLDRAYRNKYSGGLGGFKLIFEPGGAYVNFDNDTNLRDTYLLGGKVGFDLNQYVGIRGYYYRATKDEQLSFDFDDLAMYGGDFIAKLNVSRGLVPYITLGGGYLNVNQNSYVGKDGLTAASSGYFAKGGAGLTIPVGRNVELFGDASFMYTSNRDNDDLQNTVSPDELRQHVMYTAGLRFQIGKRADDTDEILRNEIDQKVKANTKVYEDRIKDLEDDLAKAYKENDSKKAVEIIEEKKELERSIEVEQRKDSRDDFNQNKKKESRSSSDEDRKPKESRVEMTPKELESMIDKVIQGVDEDSRKTQSTDQRMDRLEKLLLEINTGTYRENLSPAVQDDASQKIIDKLNELNQKIDSNSDKINNLGSVQNQGQDKTVVITSGQQSSMLPQTIQQSPATVQTNDQGTATVPVNNTKQGVVTGLVVNEGMSLFTGAVIADDVSMIVGIRGNYNFTNSNFRFMPDLYIAPGKDTGFGINANVAIPFAVNKGAIGEPYVGVGLGYNDAVGKSTFSPNVVLGTTFNVLGGKLYADYTAHNFITIHQISIGYKLNF encoded by the coding sequence ATGAAAAAGATTTTTACTATTTGTGCGCTGGCTTACCTTGGAGTCAACGCAACTGCCCAGATGAAAGATGTGACAGTTACATTACAGCCAACGGCTAGTTACAATTGGTTTGACAAAAACACTGCTATTGAAGATGGTGCTATGTATGGAGCAAGATTAGGTTTTGGTTTTGGAGAGTCCATTGAGCTAAGAGGTGTTTATGAAAAATCTACTGATTTGAAAAACACTGTTAGTAATTTTAATGTCTTTAGTGATGATTTTATCAACAACTTTAACTCTCGCTCAGTTGATGTAGAACGTTTTGGAGGAGAATTCAAAGCAAATATTCCAACTCGTGGAACTTTTGTACCCTACTTCACTTTGGGTGCAGGTGTACAAAAATTGACAGTTGATAATAATGCTCAAAACGCACCACAAACAAAATTTAAAACAGAGCAAACTTACCTTAATGTAGGTTTAGGAACTCAAATTAAACTAGGAACCAGATTGTTTTTGAACTTAGAAGCAAAAAACACTGTTTTCAATTTAAATCCGAACTCAATATTATATCAAGATGGGCCTAATCAAAACGAATTTAATGGACTGTTAGGTAGTGATAATAATTCTAGAATGTCAAACTGGTCTGCTCTTGCGGGTCTGCAGTTGTACTTAGGTGGACGCGCTCCTGAAGAGTTAAGTCCGTTGGACAGAGCGTACCGTAATAAATACTCAGGAGGACTGGGAGGATTTAAATTAATTTTCGAACCGGGTGGAGCTTACGTTAATTTTGATAACGATACCAATTTAAGAGATACTTATTTATTAGGAGGTAAAGTAGGATTTGATTTGAACCAATATGTTGGTATTAGAGGATACTACTACAGAGCAACCAAAGACGAACAATTATCATTTGATTTTGATGATTTGGCAATGTACGGTGGAGATTTTATAGCTAAACTAAATGTTTCTCGTGGGCTTGTGCCTTACATTACTTTGGGTGGTGGATATTTGAATGTTAACCAAAACAGTTATGTGGGTAAAGACGGCTTAACAGCTGCATCATCTGGTTACTTTGCAAAAGGTGGAGCTGGATTGACGATTCCTGTTGGAAGAAATGTAGAATTATTTGGGGATGCGAGTTTCATGTATACATCTAATCGTGACAACGATGATTTGCAAAATACAGTTTCTCCAGATGAGTTGAGACAACACGTAATGTATACCGCAGGACTTCGTTTCCAAATTGGAAAAAGAGCAGATGATACAGATGAAATTTTAAGAAACGAAATTGATCAAAAGGTAAAAGCTAATACTAAAGTTTACGAAGATAGAATCAAAGATCTTGAAGATGACTTGGCTAAAGCATACAAAGAAAACGATAGTAAAAAAGCGGTAGAAATTATTGAAGAGAAAAAAGAGCTTGAAAGATCTATCGAAGTGGAGCAACGTAAAGATAGTAGAGATGATTTCAATCAAAATAAAAAGAAAGAATCTAGATCTAGTTCTGACGAAGATAGAAAACCAAAAGAATCTAGAGTTGAAATGACTCCGAAAGAATTGGAGAGCATGATTGACAAAGTAATTCAAGGTGTTGATGAAGATTCTCGTAAGACTCAAAGTACAGATCAACGTATGGATCGTTTAGAGAAATTATTGTTAGAAATCAACACGGGTACATACAGAGAGAATTTGTCTCCTGCGGTACAAGATGATGCTTCTCAAAAAATTATCGATAAATTGAATGAGTTAAATCAAAAAATCGATAGTAACTCAGATAAAATCAACAATCTTGGAAGTGTACAAAACCAAGGTCAAGATAAAACAGTTGTAATAACTTCTGGTCAACAATCATCAATGTTGCCACAAACGATTCAACAATCACCTGCTACTGTTCAAACAAATGATCAAGGTACTGCAACAGTACCAGTAAACAACACTAAACAAGGTGTAGTAACTGGATTGGTGGTAAACGAAGGAATGTCATTGTTCACTGGTGCGGTTATTGCAGACGATGTATCAATGATTGTAGGTATTAGAGGAAACTATAATTTCACTAATTCAAACTTCAGATTCATGCCAGACTTATATATTGCTCCTGGAAAAGACACAGGATTTGGAATCAATGCCAATGTTGCAATACCATTTGCAGTAAACAAAGGAGCAATTGGTGAGCCTTATGTAGGTGTAGGATTAGGATACAATGATGCAGTAGGAAAAAGTACTTTTAGCCCTAACGTAGTTTTGGGAACAACTTTTAATGTGCTTGGAGGTAAATTATATGCAGATTATACTGCACACAACTTTATCACAATTCACCAAATATCTATTGGGTATAAACTAAATTTTTAA